A genomic window from Chrysoperla carnea chromosome 3, inChrCarn1.1, whole genome shotgun sequence includes:
- the LOC123296911 gene encoding endoplasmic reticulum resident protein 44-like, with protein MVLLVFYTDWCRFSQSVLVVFEQLASIISKQYPDPGIVVLGKINCNDEKRLVNTKENFIIGYYPTIKVASYGKVLKRDYRGRRTMENFVKLIEKCLEDPNFDLRDTHSWQ; from the coding sequence ATGGTTTTGCTAGTATTTTACACAGATTGGTGTCGCTTTTCACAATCAGTACTTGTAGTGTTCGAACAACTTGCATCGATTATATCTAAACAATATCCAGATCCCGGGATAGTAGTGTTGGGAAAGATAAATTGCAATGATGAAAAGAGACTAGTTAATACTAAAGAAAACTTCATAATTGGTTATTATCCAACTATAAAAGTTGCTTCGTATGGTAAAGTTTTAAAACGTGATTATCGTGGTAGAAGAACTATGGAAAACTTTgtgaaattgattgaaaaatgtttagaaGATCCTAATTTTGATTTACGGGACACTCATTCATggca
- the LOC123296909 gene encoding endoplasmic reticulum resident protein 44-like: protein MSNKTGISVACSNKSTNQPNNQPLVDIDNSNVIKITGDNYDQIIESKELVLLLFYTDCHCLCCYSRDVIPIFKEVATLISKKYPNVVLGRINCDEQPKLANNREKFIVGFHPTIKIVQNGKVKHSYFKGERNIENFVRLIEECIKNPEFDLLDTLSWIK, encoded by the exons ATGAGTAACAAAACAGGAATAAGTGTTGCTTGTAGCAATAAGTCTACTAATCAGCCCAACAATCAACCTCTTGTTGATATTGATAACAGTAATGTTATTAAGATAACTGGCGATAACTACGATCAGATTATtg AATCCAAAGAATTGGTTCTTCTTCTATTTTATACGGATTGTCACTGTTTATGCTGTTATTCACGAGATGTAATTCCAATATTTAAAGAAGTTGcaactttaatttcaaaaaagtatCCTAACGTGGTTTTAGGTAGAATTAATTGTGATGAACAACCTAAATTAGCAAATAATCGAGAAAAGTTTATTGTTGGCTTTCATCCCACCatcaaaattgttcaaaatggAAAAGTAAAACATAGTTATTTTAAAGGCGAAcgtaatattgaaaattttgtgcgACTAATTGAAGAATGCATTAAAAATCCAGAATTTGATTTGCTGGACACACTCTCTTGGATAAAGTAG
- the LOC123296910 gene encoding endoplasmic reticulum resident protein 44-like yields the protein MGNYWSAEPTNCTVEPVNSYLYEITIENYQETIAKHEVVLLYIYTSWSCEYDHPIFEETAKRVHQLYPNGNVLIGRINAETEPYLAKNKKRNFNVKFFPFVKLFYNGKSKGNDYRGKRTVEHFIQLIEDVFKNPKLKVDDYKWE from the exons ATGGGGAATTATTGGTCAGCAGAACCAACAAATTGTACAGTTGAACCTGTGAATAGTTATCTATACGAAATCACCATTGAAAATTATCAAGAAACTATTG caAAACATGAAGTAGTTTTACTGTACATCTATACATCATGGTCATGTGAATACGATCATCCAATATTTGAAGAAACAGCAAAACGTGTTCATCAATTATATCCGAATGGAAATGTTTTAATTGGACGGATTAATGCTGAAACGGAACCGtatttagcaaaaaataaaaaacgtaattttaatgtgaaatttttcccatttgtaaaattattttacaatgggAAATCGAAAGGAAATGATTATAGAGGTAAACGAACTGTTGAACATTTCATTCAATTAATTGAAGATGTATTCAAAAATCCTAAATTAAAAGTGGACGATTATAAATGGGAATAA